From Micrococcales bacterium, a single genomic window includes:
- the lepB gene encoding signal peptidase I: MTVQIKWRETTPAQTKPDKPVAPANPTDETDVEVVNDSVWRRLGLLGLKIGLIAGIGVLLFTLVYGFHHSADPAMHPAVKDGDLTLFYRWDKDYRAGDLVVLRFEGQTQIRRVVAVAGDRVDITEEGLLINGGLQIEPDIHLPTEQFAGGVGFPLVVPEGHIFVLGDARDVAADSRIYGPVKITDTQGTVISVIKRRNL, encoded by the coding sequence ATGACTGTCCAGATCAAGTGGCGTGAAACCACCCCAGCGCAGACCAAACCGGATAAGCCGGTTGCCCCAGCCAACCCGACTGACGAAACCGACGTTGAAGTTGTCAACGACTCGGTCTGGCGCCGCCTTGGCCTGCTTGGCTTGAAAATTGGCCTGATTGCCGGCATTGGCGTGCTGCTTTTCACCTTGGTCTATGGCTTCCATCACAGCGCCGACCCGGCCATGCACCCAGCCGTCAAAGACGGTGACCTGACCTTGTTCTATCGCTGGGACAAAGACTACCGAGCCGGCGATCTGGTGGTGCTCCGCTTCGAGGGCCAAACCCAAATCCGCCGAGTAGTGGCAGTGGCCGGCGACAGAGTCGACATTACCGAGGAGGGCCTGCTAATCAATGGCGGGCTTCAAATCGAACCGGATATTCATTTGCCAACCGAACAATTCGCCGGGGGTGTCGGTTTTCCCCTGGTTGTGCCCGAGGGCCACATATTCGTGCTAGGAGACGCCAGAGATGTAGCCGCCGACAGCCGCATCTACGGCCCAGTAAAAATCACCGACACGCAAGGGACGGTGATAAGCGTCATCAAGCGCAGGAACTTGTAA
- the srtB gene encoding class B sortase, translated as MNTAQKAGKRAIWLANGLVDVTVVVIVLVLLAFGGYAFWDSRQVVMAADASRYQVYKPTGEGSQLSFAELQAINPDVFAWLTVYGTHIDYPVVQGPNNTKYVSTNAEGRYSLSGAIFLDAYQKRDFTSFPSILYGHHMEQAAMLGEEGLFADKAYFEARRYGMLYFDGKEHGLEFFAFVHADAYDRKVFRTSISRSEDREAFLTMINDIATHTRDVDVGPDDRVVLLSTCSDGTTNGRDILAARISDEVFADPFATGPGDDQAEAGLSSWWSNMPLWARAGLIAAAILAALILLLTLRQAKNRRQQRRANSEVES; from the coding sequence GTGAACACAGCGCAGAAGGCAGGCAAGCGAGCCATATGGCTGGCCAATGGCCTAGTTGATGTCACCGTGGTGGTGATAGTGCTGGTACTTCTGGCCTTTGGCGGTTACGCCTTTTGGGACAGCCGGCAGGTAGTCATGGCCGCCGATGCCTCTCGTTACCAGGTCTACAAGCCAACCGGAGAAGGCAGCCAACTCTCGTTTGCCGAACTCCAAGCCATCAACCCCGATGTCTTCGCCTGGCTAACCGTCTACGGGACGCATATTGACTATCCCGTGGTGCAGGGCCCCAACAACACCAAGTACGTCTCGACCAACGCGGAAGGACGCTACTCACTCAGCGGCGCTATCTTCTTGGACGCTTACCAGAAACGAGACTTCACGTCCTTCCCGTCTATTCTGTATGGCCACCACATGGAGCAAGCGGCCATGCTTGGCGAAGAAGGACTGTTCGCTGACAAGGCCTACTTCGAGGCCAGGCGCTACGGCATGTTGTACTTCGACGGCAAAGAGCACGGACTTGAGTTCTTCGCCTTTGTCCACGCCGACGCCTATGACCGGAAAGTCTTCAGGACTTCCATTAGCCGATCCGAGGATCGTGAAGCCTTCCTGACCATGATCAATGACATCGCCACGCATACCCGCGATGTGGACGTCGGCCCTGATGACCGGGTGGTCTTGCTGTCGACCTGTTCGGACGGCACAACCAACGGCCGGGACATTCTGGCGGCCCGGATATCTGATGAAGTCTTTGCCGACCCGTTCGCCACCGGACCAGGTGACGACCAAGCCGAGGCGGGCCTTTCATCCTGGTGGTCGAACATGCCGCTCTGGGCCCGAGCCGGCCTGATTGCCGCGGCCATACTGGCTGCCCTAATACTGCTCTTGACCCTAAGACAGGCCAAGAACCGCCGCCAACAACGTCGCGCAAACAGCGAGGTGGAATCATGA
- a CDS encoding biotin transporter BioY: MSSQPTTSDPRPQVLADLVLATNRIAGHTRIRHSALVVAGAAWVAVLGQITIPLPFSPVPLSLGSFAVLTAGAALGAKRALASMLLFLAAGLAGAPVFAGGGHGAVPTLGYAVGYIAAATLVGHLAARRSGSHRLATFGTMVLGAGIIHLCGVPYLAWSAGLSLAQATALGLAPFVLADIIKAALAAGLLPAIWTLRTTHCRRH; this comes from the coding sequence ATGAGCTCGCAACCTACCACCAGCGACCCGCGACCGCAGGTCTTGGCGGATCTTGTCCTGGCCACAAACCGGATAGCCGGCCATACCCGTATCCGCCATAGCGCCCTGGTCGTAGCCGGCGCCGCCTGGGTGGCGGTGCTGGGGCAGATCACCATCCCCTTGCCCTTTTCGCCGGTGCCGCTTTCGCTGGGCAGCTTCGCGGTCCTGACTGCCGGCGCCGCCCTTGGAGCCAAGCGAGCCCTGGCGTCGATGTTGCTGTTCCTGGCCGCCGGTCTGGCCGGGGCGCCGGTCTTCGCTGGCGGCGGGCATGGTGCGGTGCCGACTTTGGGCTACGCCGTTGGCTACATCGCGGCCGCAACCCTGGTTGGCCACCTGGCAGCGCGCCGGTCCGGGAGCCACCGCCTGGCGACCTTCGGCACCATGGTGCTAGGCGCCGGGATTATCCACCTTTGTGGGGTGCCGTACTTGGCCTGGTCGGCCGGCCTGTCTTTGGCCCAGGCCACCGCTCTGGGCCTGGCGCCATTTGTGTTGGCAGACATCATCAAGGCCGCCTTGGCCGCCGGCCTGCTCCCGGCCATCTGGACACTTCGCACCACCCACTGCCGGCGCCATTGA
- a CDS encoding bifunctional riboflavin kinase/FAD synthetase: MLRWNCLDQIPKSFGPSVTSLGNYDGMHLGHQYLIEQVVERARATGRASAVITFDPHPATLHRPDEALVPIQSLQDRLEAMGAMGLDAVWVQPYTEEFAALTAAQFVQQYLVDGLQATEVVVGHDVRFGAGNQGNLQTMQALGQELDFAVTAIDDQGDREERTVSRFSSSGVRASLAAGDVAHAAQILGRPHRVTGEVVYGDGRGHTLGFPTANLGGVMTGTVPADAVYAGWLIQLELPPDDADKVLPAAISVGTNPTFGGRERRVEAFVPGRIDLKLYGQQVALDFVGRLRHTLEFSTTTALVMQMHDDAAASLRFLALAGRQGG; the protein is encoded by the coding sequence GTGCTGCGATGGAACTGCTTGGACCAAATCCCTAAAAGCTTTGGTCCCTCTGTCACCTCGCTGGGCAACTACGACGGTATGCACTTGGGCCATCAGTATTTGATTGAGCAGGTGGTAGAGCGAGCCAGGGCAACCGGCCGGGCCAGCGCCGTCATTACCTTTGACCCGCATCCGGCCACGCTGCACCGGCCAGATGAGGCCTTGGTGCCGATCCAGTCGCTCCAAGACCGGCTCGAGGCCATGGGGGCCATGGGCCTCGACGCGGTTTGGGTCCAGCCCTACACCGAAGAATTCGCTGCCTTGACAGCCGCCCAATTCGTCCAGCAGTACCTGGTCGACGGCCTGCAGGCAACCGAAGTGGTGGTAGGCCACGACGTCCGTTTCGGGGCCGGTAACCAGGGCAACCTCCAGACCATGCAAGCCCTAGGCCAAGAACTGGACTTCGCGGTCACTGCCATAGACGACCAAGGCGATAGGGAAGAGCGCACGGTCAGCCGGTTTTCGTCATCGGGCGTCAGAGCCTCGCTGGCGGCCGGCGACGTGGCCCACGCCGCCCAGATCTTGGGCCGTCCCCATCGCGTCACCGGCGAGGTGGTCTACGGCGACGGGCGTGGCCACACGCTCGGTTTTCCCACCGCCAACTTAGGCGGGGTCATGACCGGCACCGTTCCGGCCGATGCCGTCTACGCCGGCTGGCTAATACAGCTCGAGTTGCCGCCCGATGACGCCGACAAGGTGCTGCCGGCCGCCATTTCGGTTGGTACCAACCCGACGTTTGGCGGTCGCGAGCGGCGGGTCGAGGCCTTTGTGCCGGGCCGGATCGACCTGAAGCTATATGGCCAGCAAGTGGCGCTGGACTTCGTTGGCCGGTTGCGCCATACGCTTGAGTTTTCCACCACTACGGCCCTGGTCATGCAGATGCACGATGACGCCGCCGCCTCCCTGCGGTTCCTGGCCTTGGCCGGCCGCCAGGGCGGCTAG
- a CDS encoding RidA family protein, with the protein MSQHPALQSYSTAAAPAPIGPYSQAVAVGPFVFASGQTGVDPATGQLVGPDVADQAERTISNIEAVLAAAGLTLSDVVKTTVFLQDMADFATVNAVYAKRFTGPTLPARSTVEVAGLPLGAKVEIETIARRTCC; encoded by the coding sequence ATGTCACAACACCCCGCTCTCCAGTCCTACTCCACTGCCGCTGCCCCAGCCCCGATTGGGCCCTACTCCCAGGCGGTGGCGGTGGGGCCGTTTGTCTTTGCCTCCGGGCAGACTGGGGTCGACCCGGCCACCGGCCAGCTTGTTGGCCCAGACGTCGCGGACCAGGCCGAGCGCACTATCTCCAACATCGAAGCCGTCTTGGCTGCCGCCGGCCTGACGCTCTCAGATGTAGTCAAGACCACGGTCTTCCTCCAAGACATGGCAGATTTCGCCACGGTCAATGCCGTCTACGCCAAGCGCTTCACTGGCCCTACGCTGCCGGCGCGGTCAACCGTCGAAGTCGCCGGGCTGCCTCTGGGCGCCAAAGTTGAAATCGAAACCATCGCCCGCCGGACTTGCTGCTGA